One Leucoraja erinacea ecotype New England chromosome 3, Leri_hhj_1, whole genome shotgun sequence genomic window carries:
- the LOC129693972 gene encoding uncharacterized protein LOC129693972 has protein sequence MISFNLQFEKEKVKSEVAVMKLNKGDYEGMREELAKIDWKGILAGMMVEQQWQEFLGINRKTQDHLIPKRKKDSKGSRRQPWPSREVRDRIKLKEKMYNTAKSSRKPEDSETFIGQQKETKWAIQAEKMKHEGKLARNVKKDSKGFFRHVKGKRIAKSNVGPLKADTGEIIMGNKEMAEELNRYFGSVFTKEDTNNLPDVMEDRGSKGVEELK, from the exons atgattagttttaatctgcaatttgagaaggagaaggttaaatcggaagtggcagtgatgaagttgaacaaaggggactatgaaggcatgagagaggagctggccaagatagactggaaagggatcctagcaggaatgatggtggaacagcaatggcaggagtttctgggCATAaaccggaagacgcaggatcatttaattccaaaaagaaagaaagattctaaggggagtaggaggcaaccgtggccctcaagagaagttagggatagaataaaactaaaagaaaagatgtataacacagcaaagagtagccggaagccagaggattcggaaactttcataggtcaacagaaagaaacaaaatgggcaatacaggctgaaaagatgaagcacGAGGGGAaactggccaggaatgtaaagaaggacagtaaaggcTTCTTTAgacatgttaagggaaaaagaatagcaaagtcaaatgtgggtcccttgaaggcagacacag gtgaaattattatggggaacaaggaaatggcagaagagttgaacaggtacttcggatctgtcttcactaaggaagacacaaacaatctcccagatgtaatggaggacagaggatctaagggggtggaggaactgaaataa